One region of Zingiber officinale cultivar Zhangliang chromosome 7B, Zo_v1.1, whole genome shotgun sequence genomic DNA includes:
- the LOC122005329 gene encoding probably inactive leucine-rich repeat receptor-like protein kinase At5g48380, producing MFMAMKWRLSVALIQTLLWFLINNRCHGTLNDIQCLKDFKQSVEDPEGYAFYSWKFDNLTEGALCKFSGVECWHEDESKVLNLRLSNMGLRGQFPSGLENCTSLTGLDLSNNNFSGPIPADIAKRIHFVTSLDLSFNNFSGEIPPNLSDCSYLNTLNLQHNQLTGQIPGQLGSLARLKDFDVSNNHLSGQIPTFTISIPASSFASNEGLCGLPLNGCTGSSKKSNASVIIGSAIAGVVITIIFVGVVLYFCMQRMPIKKKEKDVEENKWVKSMKGVKGVKVSMFEKSVSKMKLSDLMQATNDFNKDNIIGTGRTGTVYKATLPDGTYLAIKRLQDSQHSEKHFGSEMATLGNVQHKNLVPLLGYCVAKKEKLLVYKYMPNGTLYDQLHGSASPGKSMEWLTRLKISIGAAKGIAWLHHSCNPRILHRNISSKCILLDEDYEPKISDFGLAKLMNPIDTHLSTFVNGEFGDLGYVAPEYTRTLVATPKGDVYSFGVVLLELVTGEKPTQVSKASENFKGSLVEWVTFLSNNSILQDAIDKSLIGKDNDSELLQFLKVACSCALSGPKERPTMFEVYQLLRAIGEKYHFSSDADTLLPSLITDAESLDELIVAK from the exons ATGTTTATGGCCATGAAGTGGAGACTTTCTGTTGCTCTTATTCAGACACTGCTTTGGTTTTTGATCAATAATAGATGTCATGGTACTCTTAACGACATCCaatgtttaaaagactttaaGCAATCAGTAGAAGATCCTGAAGGCTATGCATTTTACTCTTGGAAGTTTGATAACCTAACAGAAGGAGCTTTATGCAAGTTTTCTGGTGTTGAATGCTGGCATGAAGATGAAAGCAAGGTCCTCAACCTGAGACTTTCCAACATGGGGCTTCGAGGCCAGTTCCCTTCAGGGCTCGAAAATTGCACAAGCTTGACTGGGCTTGATCTCTCGAACAACAACTTTTCAGGACCTATTCCTGCTGATATTGCAAAAAGGATACATTTTGTCACATCACTCGATCTTTCATTCAATAATTTCTCGGGGGAAATTCCGCCCAATCTATCTGATTGCAGTTATCTTAATACCCTCAATCTTCAGCATAATCAATTGACTGGACAAATTCCTGGGCAACTTGGCAGCCTTGCAAGACTGAAAGACTTTGATGTTTCAAACAATCATTTGTCTGGACAGATACCTACCTTTACTATTAGTATTCCAGCATCAAGTTTTGCAAGCAATGAGGGACTCTGTGGACTACCTTTGAATGGTTGCACTGGGAGTTCAAAGAAATCTAATGCCAGTGTAATTATAGGCTCAGCTATTGCAGGTGTTGTTATAACCATCATTTTTGTTGGTGTTGTTTTGTACTTCTGCATGCAGAGAATGCCCatcaagaagaaagagaaggACGTAGAAGAAAACAAGTGGGTGAAGTCAATGAAAGGAGTCAAAGGCGTCAAG GTGTCTATGTTTGAGAAATCAGTGTCaaaaatgaagttgagtgatctCATGCAAGCAACTAATGATTTCAACAAAGATAACATTATTGGTACGGGTAGAACAGGGACTGTGTACAAGGCAACACTTCCGGACGGCACTTATTTAGCTATCAAAAGGTTGCAGGACTCACAGCATTCTGAAAAACACTTTGGATCAGAGATGGCAACACTTGGAAATGTCCAACATAAAAACTTGGTTCCCCTTCTTGGCTATTGTGTTGCCAAAAAGGAGAAGCTCTTGGTGTACAAGTACATGCCCAATGGGACTCTCTACGATCAGTTACATGGTTCTGCTTCACCAGGCAAAAGTATGGAGTGGCTGACAAGACTGAAAATTAGTATTGGGGCAGCAAAGGGAATAGCTTGGCTTCACCACAGCTGCAATCCTCGCATTCTGCACCGAAACATTAGTTCTAAATGTATACTCCTGGATGAAGACTATGAGCCCAAAATATCTGATTTTGGGCTTGCAAAGCTGATGAATCCTATAGATACGCATCTCAGCACTTTTGTGAATGGTGAGTTTGGGGATCTGGGATACGTTGCTCCTGAATACACACGCACCCTGGTTGCAACACCAAAAGGTGATGTTTACAGTTTTGGTGTCGTACTTCTTGAGTTGGTCACTGGTGAAAAGCCAACTCAAGTATCCAAGGCTTCAGAAAACTTCAAAGGTAGTTTGGTGGAGTGGGTTACTTTTCTCTCAAATAACTCTATTCTCCAGGATGCAATCGACAAATCATTGATTGGGAAGGATAATGACAGTGAGCTGCTTCAGTTCTTGAAAGTTGCTTGTTCTTGTGCTCTCTCTGGCCCCAAGGAGAGGCCAACCATGTTTGAAGTTTACCAGCTTCTGCGAGCTATTGGCGAAAAGTACCATTTTTCGTCAGATGCTGATACTCTTTTACCATCCCTTATTACAGATGCTGAAAGTTTGGATGAACTTATCGTAGCAAAGTGA